A window of the Citrus sinensis cultivar Valencia sweet orange chromosome 9, DVS_A1.0, whole genome shotgun sequence genome harbors these coding sequences:
- the LOC102625437 gene encoding TORTIFOLIA1-like protein 2 isoform X1, translating into MKANSQMKGRGASRVNVQQVSFELKHKVILALNKLADRDTYQIGVEELDKLAECLTSEKIAPFVSCILDTDSEQKSAVRKECVRLMGTLAKFHQALVGPHVNKMVASIVKRLKDSDSVVRDACVETMGVLASKLSNHGDESDDGVFVALVRPVFEALGEQNKQVQTGAALCLARVIDNSHDPPVSILQRMLTRIIKLLKNPHFMAKPAVIELNRSIIQAGGAATQNALSAAMVSIQDALKNSDWATRKAASVALGEIASSGGSFLGIFKASCIHSLESCRFDKVKPVREMVLHALQYWRIIPGLDTPDPSEAGSSVKENFCGSNFSGVTSPNDRGRKDAALKKVVTDSEKQRIPFSVRKACHNYINHLQHSKPDDWHIEIAVPKTHKISLEDVHNEESEGSCVTKTLGRMSADVTSMQDIENEYMTVDDKQESSSVSNLATDNFETKFVTVSHECLEEVNLSKPTGRNQCFRAGGIGSEEQLYSSKMRDRRSLDSTITESSSQSVRGCCSQMANEMTCIRRQLLEIENKQSNLMDLLQVFSTGIMDSLSMVQSKVLGLEHVVDRISQVLVHGGRNSDLTVAKLVKQSQSVPSPRLSTCSSRPSVDIRNRPSSFSAKNSEIWEEKALGRSRSGNATKEAKEMWTDPMVKNGRNPTGKDTHKRSGLRTQPVGPVRKTNSVFASAASANARLNSESKNNVWQCVKGYLCDGDIESAYVEALCAGDELVLIELVDRTGPVLECLSHKTISDLLSTLASYFLEQRFMNSIIPWLQQVVDLSATHGPDYLVLSARTRREFLSAIQETLKLDFSNPAERRSITQLAMKLSQVWGKALICFRIHFSRIKMTNGWC; encoded by the exons ATGAAGGCAAATTCACAGATGAAAGGAAGGGGAGCTTCTAGGGTTAATGTACAACAAGTCTCATTTGAGCTTAAGCATAAAGTGATTCTTGCACTAAACAAGCTAGCTGATAGAGATACTTATCAAATAGGGGTCGAGGAGCTTGACAAATTGGCTGAATGTTTAACCTCAGAGAAGATTGCTCCATTTGTTTCGTGTATTTTGGACACCGATTCAGAACAGAAGAGTGCAGTTCGAAAGGAATGTGTTAGATTGATGGGTACATTAGCTAAGTTTCATCAAGCTCTTGTTGGGCCGCATGTCAATAAAATGGTTGCTAGCATTGTTAAGCGACTCAAGGACTCGGATTCTGTTGTGAGGGATGCTTGTGTGGAAACAATGGGAGTTTTGGCTTCGAAATTGAGTAATCATGGGGATGAGAGTGATGATGGGGTATTTGTAGCATTAGTGAGGCCAGTGTTTGAAGCTTTAGGTGAACAGAATAAGCAGGTGCAGACTGGTGCAGCTTTGTGCTTGGCAAGGGTAATCGACAATAGCCATGATCCTCCAGTTTCAATTTTGCAGCGAATGTTGACTCGAATCATAAAGTTGCTTAAGAATCCACATTTTATGGCAAAACCAGCAGTTATTGAGTTGAATAGAAGTATTATTCAG GCAGGGGGTGCTGCAACACAAAATGCTCTTTCAGCTGCAATGGTTAGCATCCAAGATGCTCTCAAAAACAGTGATTGGGCAACACGCAAAGCTGCCTCCGTAGCACTAGGGGAAATTGCTTCAAGTGGCGGATCATTCTTGGGAATTTTCAAGGCGTCTTGTATTCATTCCTTAGAGTCATGCCGTTTTGACAAG GTGAAGCCAGTTAGGGAGATGGTCCTGCATGCACTTCAGTACTGGAGAATTATTCCGGGGCTCGATACTCCTGATCCTTCAGAAGCTGGATCATCCGTAAAAG AAAATTTCTGTGGAAGCAACTTCAGTGGTGTTACCAGTCCCAATGACCGTGGAAGGAAGGATGCTGCTCTCAAGAAAGTTGTCACAGACTCAGAAAAACAAAGGATTCCTTTTTCTGTTAGAAAAGCATGCCACAATTACATTAATCACTTGCAACATTCAAAACCTGATGATTGGCATATTGAAATTGCTGTTCCAAAAACCCATAAAATTTCTCTAGAAGACGTTCACAATGAGGAATCTGAGGGCAGTTGTGTTACGAAAACCTTAGGGAGGATGAGTGCTGATGTTACCAGTATGCAAgatattgaaaatgaatatatGACTGTGGATGATAAACAAGAATCCTCTTCTGTGTCAAACCTTGCAACTGACAACTTTGAGACTAAGTTTGTGACAGTTTCTCATGAATGTCTTGAGGAGGTTAATTTGTCAAAGCCTACAGGAAGAAACCAGTGTTTCAGAGCTGGAGGGATTGGTAGTGAGGAACAGCTGTACTCCTCCAAGATGCGTGATCGTAGAAGTCTTGACTCCACTATAACTGAGTCCAGTTCCCAATCTGTACGTGGATGTTGTTCACAGATGGCAAATGAAATGACATGCATCAGGAGACAGCTTTTGGAGATTGAAAACAAACAGTCAAACCTGATGGATCTGCTGCAG GTGTTTTCAACTGGCATAATGGATAGTTTGTCCATGGTACAGTCTAAGGTTTTAGGTTTGGAGCATGTGGTAGATAGAATAAGTCAGGTTCTTGTTCATGGTGGGAGGAATTCAGATTTAACAGTTGCTAAACTTGTCAAGCAAAGCCAAAGTGTTCCATCTCCCAGACTCTCTACTTGCTCTTCCAGGCCATCTGTAGATATTCGTAATAGGCCATCATCGTTTTCAGCAAAGAATTCTGAAATTTGGGAGGAAAAAGCACTGGGTAGGAGCAGATCAGGTAATGCTACCAAAGAAGCTAAAGAGATGTGGACTGATCCTATGGTAAAGAATGGTAGAAACCCAACAGGAAAGGACACCCACAAGCGCTCTGGACTGAGAACACAACCTGTGGGTCCagttagaaaaacaaattctgTCTTTGCTTCAGCTGCCAGTGCAAATGCAAGACTAAATTCGGAGAGCAAAAATAATGTGTGGCAGTGTGTGAAAGGATACCTATGTGATGGGGATATTGAATCTGCATATGTGGAAGCTCTCTGTGCTGGTGATGAACTTGTTTTAATTGAGCTTGTTGATAGAACTGGTCCTGTTCTTGAATGTTTATCTCACAAGACCATTAGTGATCTTCTTAGTACCTTGGCATCCTACTTCCTAGAACAACGGTTCATGAACTCTATAATCCCATGGTTGCAACAG gTTGTGGATTTAAGTGCAACCCATGGACCAGATTACCTTGTTCTCTCGGCAAGGACAAGGCGAGAATTCTTGTCTGCAATTCAGGAGACTTTGAAATTGGATTTTTCTAATCCAGCAGAGAGAAGATCTATCACTCAATTGGCAATGAAATTGTCCCAAGTGTGGG GAAAAGCCCTAATTTGCTTCCGCATTCATTTTTCTCGTATCAAGATGACAAATGGGTGGTGTTGA
- the LOC102625437 gene encoding TORTIFOLIA1-like protein 2 isoform X2, which produces MKANSQMKGRGASRVNVQQVSFELKHKVILALNKLADRDTYQIGVEELDKLAECLTSEKIAPFVSCILDTDSEQKSAVRKECVRLMGTLAKFHQALVGPHVNKMVASIVKRLKDSDSVVRDACVETMGVLASKLSNHGDESDDGVFVALVRPVFEALGEQNKQVQTGAALCLARVIDNSHDPPVSILQRMLTRIIKLLKNPHFMAKPAVIELNRSIIQAGGAATQNALSAAMVSIQDALKNSDWATRKAASVALGEIASSGGSFLGIFKASCIHSLESCRFDKVKPVREMVLHALQYWRIIPGLDTPDPSEAGSSVKENFCGSNFSGVTSPNDRGRKDAALKKVVTDSEKQRIPFSVRKACHNYINHLQHSKPDDWHIEIAVPKTHKISLEDVHNEESEGSCVTKTLGRMSADVTSMQDIENEYMTVDDKQESSSVSNLATDNFETKFVTVSHECLEEVNLSKPTGRNQCFRAGGIGSEEQLYSSKMRDRRSLDSTITESSSQSVRGCCSQMANEMTCIRRQLLEIENKQSNLMDLLQVFSTGIMDSLSMVQSKVLGLEHVVDRISQVLVHGGRNSDLTVAKLVKQSQSVPSPRLSTCSSRPSVDIRNRPSSFSAKNSEIWEEKALGRSRSGNATKEAKEMWTDPMVKNGRNPTGKDTHKRSGLRTQPVGPVRKTNSVFASAASANARLNSESKNNVWQCVKGYLCDGDIESAYVEALCAGDELVLIELVDRTGPVLECLSHKTISDLLSTLASYFLEQRFMNSIIPWLQQVVDLSATHGPDYLVLSARTRREFLSAIQETLKLDFSNPAERRSITQLAMKLSQVWGNCS; this is translated from the exons ATGAAGGCAAATTCACAGATGAAAGGAAGGGGAGCTTCTAGGGTTAATGTACAACAAGTCTCATTTGAGCTTAAGCATAAAGTGATTCTTGCACTAAACAAGCTAGCTGATAGAGATACTTATCAAATAGGGGTCGAGGAGCTTGACAAATTGGCTGAATGTTTAACCTCAGAGAAGATTGCTCCATTTGTTTCGTGTATTTTGGACACCGATTCAGAACAGAAGAGTGCAGTTCGAAAGGAATGTGTTAGATTGATGGGTACATTAGCTAAGTTTCATCAAGCTCTTGTTGGGCCGCATGTCAATAAAATGGTTGCTAGCATTGTTAAGCGACTCAAGGACTCGGATTCTGTTGTGAGGGATGCTTGTGTGGAAACAATGGGAGTTTTGGCTTCGAAATTGAGTAATCATGGGGATGAGAGTGATGATGGGGTATTTGTAGCATTAGTGAGGCCAGTGTTTGAAGCTTTAGGTGAACAGAATAAGCAGGTGCAGACTGGTGCAGCTTTGTGCTTGGCAAGGGTAATCGACAATAGCCATGATCCTCCAGTTTCAATTTTGCAGCGAATGTTGACTCGAATCATAAAGTTGCTTAAGAATCCACATTTTATGGCAAAACCAGCAGTTATTGAGTTGAATAGAAGTATTATTCAG GCAGGGGGTGCTGCAACACAAAATGCTCTTTCAGCTGCAATGGTTAGCATCCAAGATGCTCTCAAAAACAGTGATTGGGCAACACGCAAAGCTGCCTCCGTAGCACTAGGGGAAATTGCTTCAAGTGGCGGATCATTCTTGGGAATTTTCAAGGCGTCTTGTATTCATTCCTTAGAGTCATGCCGTTTTGACAAG GTGAAGCCAGTTAGGGAGATGGTCCTGCATGCACTTCAGTACTGGAGAATTATTCCGGGGCTCGATACTCCTGATCCTTCAGAAGCTGGATCATCCGTAAAAG AAAATTTCTGTGGAAGCAACTTCAGTGGTGTTACCAGTCCCAATGACCGTGGAAGGAAGGATGCTGCTCTCAAGAAAGTTGTCACAGACTCAGAAAAACAAAGGATTCCTTTTTCTGTTAGAAAAGCATGCCACAATTACATTAATCACTTGCAACATTCAAAACCTGATGATTGGCATATTGAAATTGCTGTTCCAAAAACCCATAAAATTTCTCTAGAAGACGTTCACAATGAGGAATCTGAGGGCAGTTGTGTTACGAAAACCTTAGGGAGGATGAGTGCTGATGTTACCAGTATGCAAgatattgaaaatgaatatatGACTGTGGATGATAAACAAGAATCCTCTTCTGTGTCAAACCTTGCAACTGACAACTTTGAGACTAAGTTTGTGACAGTTTCTCATGAATGTCTTGAGGAGGTTAATTTGTCAAAGCCTACAGGAAGAAACCAGTGTTTCAGAGCTGGAGGGATTGGTAGTGAGGAACAGCTGTACTCCTCCAAGATGCGTGATCGTAGAAGTCTTGACTCCACTATAACTGAGTCCAGTTCCCAATCTGTACGTGGATGTTGTTCACAGATGGCAAATGAAATGACATGCATCAGGAGACAGCTTTTGGAGATTGAAAACAAACAGTCAAACCTGATGGATCTGCTGCAG GTGTTTTCAACTGGCATAATGGATAGTTTGTCCATGGTACAGTCTAAGGTTTTAGGTTTGGAGCATGTGGTAGATAGAATAAGTCAGGTTCTTGTTCATGGTGGGAGGAATTCAGATTTAACAGTTGCTAAACTTGTCAAGCAAAGCCAAAGTGTTCCATCTCCCAGACTCTCTACTTGCTCTTCCAGGCCATCTGTAGATATTCGTAATAGGCCATCATCGTTTTCAGCAAAGAATTCTGAAATTTGGGAGGAAAAAGCACTGGGTAGGAGCAGATCAGGTAATGCTACCAAAGAAGCTAAAGAGATGTGGACTGATCCTATGGTAAAGAATGGTAGAAACCCAACAGGAAAGGACACCCACAAGCGCTCTGGACTGAGAACACAACCTGTGGGTCCagttagaaaaacaaattctgTCTTTGCTTCAGCTGCCAGTGCAAATGCAAGACTAAATTCGGAGAGCAAAAATAATGTGTGGCAGTGTGTGAAAGGATACCTATGTGATGGGGATATTGAATCTGCATATGTGGAAGCTCTCTGTGCTGGTGATGAACTTGTTTTAATTGAGCTTGTTGATAGAACTGGTCCTGTTCTTGAATGTTTATCTCACAAGACCATTAGTGATCTTCTTAGTACCTTGGCATCCTACTTCCTAGAACAACGGTTCATGAACTCTATAATCCCATGGTTGCAACAG gTTGTGGATTTAAGTGCAACCCATGGACCAGATTACCTTGTTCTCTCGGCAAGGACAAGGCGAGAATTCTTGTCTGCAATTCAGGAGACTTTGAAATTGGATTTTTCTAATCCAGCAGAGAGAAGATCTATCACTCAATTGGCAATGAAATTGTCCCAAGTGTGGG GTAACTGCAGCTGA
- the LOC102625715 gene encoding probable serine/threonine-protein kinase PBL17 isoform X2 translates to MGKTKLLNRFMGICFSLEEQQRQRLRQQQQPSSRGNGAPVISDNLDSPGMKTASGSQVTPKNVTPVPPKKNVNDLRQNPGYSNVDIFTYNEMKLATKFFRPDYILGEGGFGVVYKGVIDENVRPGYKTTFVAIKELNRGGYQGDREWLAEVNYLGQLRHSNLVKLIGYCCEDEHRILVYEYMESGSLEKHLLRRVGCMLTWSRRMKIALDAAKGLAFLHGAERPVIYRDFKTSNILLNAWLFLIDKAMSCPLLKMKKIDLQDFSAKLSDFGLAKDGPMGDQTHVSTRVMGTYGYAAPEYVMTGHLTARSDVYGFGVVLLEMLLGRRAVDKSRPSREHNLVEWARPLLNNNKKVLRILDPRLEGQYTARTAMKVAGLAYQCLSQNPKGRPVMSDVVALLETVQSQGAEEEMLQSGGGVVTLYEVPKRSSHNSGDKKRNQSGFSGSTEGESRRRNKPGNGRSKSEPPADREPCDFRNSSSNLENDEKSVSARK, encoded by the exons ATGGGCAAGACAAAGCTGTTGAATAGATTCATGGGGATTTGTTTTAGTCTTGAAGAACAACAAAGACAACGGCTACGTCAACAACAACAGCCATCTTCAA GAGGTAATGGTGCTCCGGTTATATCAGACAACCTTGACTCGCCTGGAATGAAAACTGCAAGCGGTTCTCAAGTAACTCCTAAGAATGTTACACCAGTTCCTCCTAAGAAGAATGTTAATGATCTCCGTCAAAATCCTGGATATAGTAATGTTgatatatttacatataatgaaatgaaattagcCACAAAGTTTTTCCGGCCAGATTATATCCTCGGTGAGGGTGGGTTTGGAGTTGTCTATAAAGGAGTAATAGATGAGAATGTGAGACCAGGTTACAAGACCACATTTGTTGCCATTAAAGAGCTTAATCGTGGTGGGTACCAAGGTGACAGAGAATGGCtg GCAGAAGTCAACTATTTAGGACAACTTAGGCATTCCAATCTGGTGAAGCTCATTGGGTACTGTTGTGAGGATGAGCATAGGATATTGGTCTATGAATATATGGAGAGTGGGAGCCTGGAGAAACATCTTCTTCGTA GAGTTGGTTGTATGTTGACATGGTCAAGAAGAATGAAGATTGCTTTGGATGCAGCAAAGGGTCTTGCTTTTCTTCATGGTGCAGAGAGACCTGTCATTTACCGTGATTTTAAGACATCAAACATCTTGCTGAATGCG TGGCTTTTTCTCATTGACAAAGCCATGTCATGTCCTCtgctgaaaatgaaaaaaattgaccTGCAGGATTTTAGCGCAAAGCTTTCTGACTTTGGGCTAGCAAAGGATGGGCCTATGGGAGATCAGACTCATGTGTCAACACGTGTTATGGGCACATACGGTTATGCTGCTCCTGAATATGTGATGACTG GACATTTAACGGCTCGCAGCGATGTTTATGGTTTTGGTGTAGTGTTGCTTGAGATGCTTCTTGGAAGAAGAGCAGTGGACAAAAGTAGACCTAGTCGAGAACACAACCTTGTTGAATGGGCTCGCCCGCTTTTGAACAATAATAAGAAGGTTTTGCGGATATTGGACCCTAGACTGGAAGGGCAATACACAGCTAGAACTGCAATGAAAGTGGCTGGTTTAGCATACCAATGCCTCAGTCAGAACCCAAAAGGGAGGCCTGTTATGAGTGACGTAGTTGCATTACTTGAGACAGTTCAATCGCAAGGGGCGGAAGAAGAAATGCTTCAAAGTGGGGGCGGCGTGGTAACCCTGTATGAAGTTCCAAAACGTTCATCTCACAATTCTGgggataaaaaaagaaatcagagTGGATTTAGTGGCAGTACAGAAGGGGAGTCGCGGAGAAGAAATAAGCCTGGAAATGGAAGGAGCAAGAGTGAGCCTCCAGCTGACCGTGAACCTTGTGACTTTCGTAACTCTTCCAGCAATCTCGAGAATGATGAGAAGTCAGTTTCGGCCAGAAAATGA
- the LOC102625715 gene encoding probable serine/threonine-protein kinase PBL17 isoform X1 yields MGKTKLLNRFMGICFSLEEQQRQRLRQQQQPSSSKENQGGNGAPVISDNLDSPGMKTASGSQVTPKNVTPVPPKKNVNDLRQNPGYSNVDIFTYNEMKLATKFFRPDYILGEGGFGVVYKGVIDENVRPGYKTTFVAIKELNRGGYQGDREWLAEVNYLGQLRHSNLVKLIGYCCEDEHRILVYEYMESGSLEKHLLRRVGCMLTWSRRMKIALDAAKGLAFLHGAERPVIYRDFKTSNILLNAWLFLIDKAMSCPLLKMKKIDLQDFSAKLSDFGLAKDGPMGDQTHVSTRVMGTYGYAAPEYVMTGHLTARSDVYGFGVVLLEMLLGRRAVDKSRPSREHNLVEWARPLLNNNKKVLRILDPRLEGQYTARTAMKVAGLAYQCLSQNPKGRPVMSDVVALLETVQSQGAEEEMLQSGGGVVTLYEVPKRSSHNSGDKKRNQSGFSGSTEGESRRRNKPGNGRSKSEPPADREPCDFRNSSSNLENDEKSVSARK; encoded by the exons ATGGGCAAGACAAAGCTGTTGAATAGATTCATGGGGATTTGTTTTAGTCTTGAAGAACAACAAAGACAACGGCTACGTCAACAACAACAGCCATCTTCAAGTAAGGAGAATCAAG GAGGTAATGGTGCTCCGGTTATATCAGACAACCTTGACTCGCCTGGAATGAAAACTGCAAGCGGTTCTCAAGTAACTCCTAAGAATGTTACACCAGTTCCTCCTAAGAAGAATGTTAATGATCTCCGTCAAAATCCTGGATATAGTAATGTTgatatatttacatataatgaaatgaaattagcCACAAAGTTTTTCCGGCCAGATTATATCCTCGGTGAGGGTGGGTTTGGAGTTGTCTATAAAGGAGTAATAGATGAGAATGTGAGACCAGGTTACAAGACCACATTTGTTGCCATTAAAGAGCTTAATCGTGGTGGGTACCAAGGTGACAGAGAATGGCtg GCAGAAGTCAACTATTTAGGACAACTTAGGCATTCCAATCTGGTGAAGCTCATTGGGTACTGTTGTGAGGATGAGCATAGGATATTGGTCTATGAATATATGGAGAGTGGGAGCCTGGAGAAACATCTTCTTCGTA GAGTTGGTTGTATGTTGACATGGTCAAGAAGAATGAAGATTGCTTTGGATGCAGCAAAGGGTCTTGCTTTTCTTCATGGTGCAGAGAGACCTGTCATTTACCGTGATTTTAAGACATCAAACATCTTGCTGAATGCG TGGCTTTTTCTCATTGACAAAGCCATGTCATGTCCTCtgctgaaaatgaaaaaaattgaccTGCAGGATTTTAGCGCAAAGCTTTCTGACTTTGGGCTAGCAAAGGATGGGCCTATGGGAGATCAGACTCATGTGTCAACACGTGTTATGGGCACATACGGTTATGCTGCTCCTGAATATGTGATGACTG GACATTTAACGGCTCGCAGCGATGTTTATGGTTTTGGTGTAGTGTTGCTTGAGATGCTTCTTGGAAGAAGAGCAGTGGACAAAAGTAGACCTAGTCGAGAACACAACCTTGTTGAATGGGCTCGCCCGCTTTTGAACAATAATAAGAAGGTTTTGCGGATATTGGACCCTAGACTGGAAGGGCAATACACAGCTAGAACTGCAATGAAAGTGGCTGGTTTAGCATACCAATGCCTCAGTCAGAACCCAAAAGGGAGGCCTGTTATGAGTGACGTAGTTGCATTACTTGAGACAGTTCAATCGCAAGGGGCGGAAGAAGAAATGCTTCAAAGTGGGGGCGGCGTGGTAACCCTGTATGAAGTTCCAAAACGTTCATCTCACAATTCTGgggataaaaaaagaaatcagagTGGATTTAGTGGCAGTACAGAAGGGGAGTCGCGGAGAAGAAATAAGCCTGGAAATGGAAGGAGCAAGAGTGAGCCTCCAGCTGACCGTGAACCTTGTGACTTTCGTAACTCTTCCAGCAATCTCGAGAATGATGAGAAGTCAGTTTCGGCCAGAAAATGA
- the LOC102625715 gene encoding probable serine/threonine-protein kinase PBL17 isoform X3: protein MGKTKLLNRFMGICFSLEEQQRQRLRQQQQPSSSKENQGGNGAPVISDNLDSPGMKTASGSQVTPKNVTPVPPKKNVNDLRQNPGYSNVDIFTYNEMKLATKFFRPDYILGEGGFGVVYKGVIDENVRPGYKTTFVAIKELNRGGYQGDREWLAEVNYLGQLRHSNLVKLIGYCCEDEHRILVYEYMESGSLEKHLLRRVGCMLTWSRRMKIALDAAKGLAFLHGAERPVIYRDFKTSNILLNADFSAKLSDFGLAKDGPMGDQTHVSTRVMGTYGYAAPEYVMTGHLTARSDVYGFGVVLLEMLLGRRAVDKSRPSREHNLVEWARPLLNNNKKVLRILDPRLEGQYTARTAMKVAGLAYQCLSQNPKGRPVMSDVVALLETVQSQGAEEEMLQSGGGVVTLYEVPKRSSHNSGDKKRNQSGFSGSTEGESRRRNKPGNGRSKSEPPADREPCDFRNSSSNLENDEKSVSARK from the exons ATGGGCAAGACAAAGCTGTTGAATAGATTCATGGGGATTTGTTTTAGTCTTGAAGAACAACAAAGACAACGGCTACGTCAACAACAACAGCCATCTTCAAGTAAGGAGAATCAAG GAGGTAATGGTGCTCCGGTTATATCAGACAACCTTGACTCGCCTGGAATGAAAACTGCAAGCGGTTCTCAAGTAACTCCTAAGAATGTTACACCAGTTCCTCCTAAGAAGAATGTTAATGATCTCCGTCAAAATCCTGGATATAGTAATGTTgatatatttacatataatgaaatgaaattagcCACAAAGTTTTTCCGGCCAGATTATATCCTCGGTGAGGGTGGGTTTGGAGTTGTCTATAAAGGAGTAATAGATGAGAATGTGAGACCAGGTTACAAGACCACATTTGTTGCCATTAAAGAGCTTAATCGTGGTGGGTACCAAGGTGACAGAGAATGGCtg GCAGAAGTCAACTATTTAGGACAACTTAGGCATTCCAATCTGGTGAAGCTCATTGGGTACTGTTGTGAGGATGAGCATAGGATATTGGTCTATGAATATATGGAGAGTGGGAGCCTGGAGAAACATCTTCTTCGTA GAGTTGGTTGTATGTTGACATGGTCAAGAAGAATGAAGATTGCTTTGGATGCAGCAAAGGGTCTTGCTTTTCTTCATGGTGCAGAGAGACCTGTCATTTACCGTGATTTTAAGACATCAAACATCTTGCTGAATGCG GATTTTAGCGCAAAGCTTTCTGACTTTGGGCTAGCAAAGGATGGGCCTATGGGAGATCAGACTCATGTGTCAACACGTGTTATGGGCACATACGGTTATGCTGCTCCTGAATATGTGATGACTG GACATTTAACGGCTCGCAGCGATGTTTATGGTTTTGGTGTAGTGTTGCTTGAGATGCTTCTTGGAAGAAGAGCAGTGGACAAAAGTAGACCTAGTCGAGAACACAACCTTGTTGAATGGGCTCGCCCGCTTTTGAACAATAATAAGAAGGTTTTGCGGATATTGGACCCTAGACTGGAAGGGCAATACACAGCTAGAACTGCAATGAAAGTGGCTGGTTTAGCATACCAATGCCTCAGTCAGAACCCAAAAGGGAGGCCTGTTATGAGTGACGTAGTTGCATTACTTGAGACAGTTCAATCGCAAGGGGCGGAAGAAGAAATGCTTCAAAGTGGGGGCGGCGTGGTAACCCTGTATGAAGTTCCAAAACGTTCATCTCACAATTCTGgggataaaaaaagaaatcagagTGGATTTAGTGGCAGTACAGAAGGGGAGTCGCGGAGAAGAAATAAGCCTGGAAATGGAAGGAGCAAGAGTGAGCCTCCAGCTGACCGTGAACCTTGTGACTTTCGTAACTCTTCCAGCAATCTCGAGAATGATGAGAAGTCAGTTTCGGCCAGAAAATGA